The nucleotide sequence CGATAAGCTTCTCAAGTAAATAGACTGATCCAGGTGTGAGGCTTTTACCAGGTTGCGATACTTGAGGGCGTAGAACATCTCGAGGTAACGGCGAGTCTCGCGCCTGTCCAGGTTGGAGACGTACTTCCAGAAACCATAAACGCCAGAGAGTGTCATCAGCCTCTCCGAGTAGAGCTTCCAAGTGTacctaattttatttaattttaatgcaGAGGTTAAGATGATTGATACTGATCTGAAATTGGCCTTCATGACAAGAAGGGGTTACCAAGAAGGGATCTTACttctcttcaattcttttcagccCTCCTAGTGAGATCTTGTCCCAGTGGGTTGGGTCTTCCTTGCACTTCTCAAAGAAATTTACGATGATTTCAGCAGCCTTGTCACCCTGGTAAGGGTCAATGTGGAAGCCAGAAACTCCATCTACTATAATTTCGCCAGGTCCTCCATGAACAGTTGCAAAGGTGGGCAGCCCACAGGTCATGGACTCGACGACGGTGAGTCCAAAGGCTTCGTAGAAGGCAGGCTACACGAAACCAAAGCGAAAGATGCAGGTTGGTGAAACTTCAGCTTGGCATGTAATTGTTTCTACAGAAAAAGAGTAGCCAGTACCTGAATGAAAGCTCCTTTTGTGTCAGCAATGTATCGGTAGAGCTCGCCGTTGCGAACACGGTTCATCTGGGCTGAGATCCAGCGAATGTGCCCATTAAGATTGTACTTCTCAATGAGATCGTACATCTTCTTAAATTCCGCTTGTTCCTCGAGATCCTTGGACTCTTTCCCGTGGTCTCCACACACTACCACAAGGTTCACCAACTCCTTCAAGCGTTCATTCCGGCCATAGAACTCGACCAGACCTGTCAAGTTCTTCACTCGGTCCAGCCTTGCCATGGAGAATATAATGGGTTTTTTTGTGTCATTCAGCACACCCCTGCAAGGACTCTTGAGTTAGTCACTGTGTGATCCGGGAAGAATGACAAATTTAGTTGAAAGAACAGGTCATACTTGTGCTCAGTGTTATCTTCAGGGTTGAAGAGCAGCTCCTCAATCTCGGGGTGGAGGGAAGTGAGTCTCTTTTGCTTCTCTGTGTAAGGGAAGTATATCGACAAATCAGCTCCAGGGGAGACAATGTTGAACTTTGGGTCAAACACATCGATTCCATGAACAACTCGGTAGAGACCAGGAAGAGTAAAAGCGGTGTGAGACTCGTACTGCCCCACGGTATCCTTGCTGAAACAATACAAGATATGAAGAAATTCTCTTAGATTCCAATAGCCATTCTAGTATCCCGATTGAAACAAAGGATGATTAGTACCTCCCAGCAATTTCCTGGAAGGTGCTAGTGATGATAAAGTCAGCATGATTCATCGCAATCAAATCAGCTGTGAATTGGCAAGAGAAATGATACTGATTCTCAAACTTCTTCCAATAGATGTCTGAGTTAGGATACTTCGTTTTCTCCAGTGCATGGGCGATGGTGCACTGCATGTGAAAGACAATAAGAATCAGTGACGCAGAAATCTCATACCGTCTAATATTCAGTTGCAAACTAAGTGATTCAAACCTGGGTTACTCCTAATTTATGTGCTAGCAAAGTCGAAACTAGATTTCCATCACTGTAGTTTCCAATGATCAGATCAGGGGTGGTCTGCAGTTCTCCAGCCAACTCATTTGCTACATCCTATCATCAAAAAACATCATTGATAAACTTTCATGCACAAGTTTATCAAAGCAGATCCATGCCCAAGCCACTGAGATACTGAAAACAAGCTTACAAGACTAAGATTTACCTCAGTATAGGTCTCAAGGTAAGGCCACACTTCGAAACGGGAAATCCATTTGCGGACGATTCCGTTCTCTGTTCTAAATGGAACTCGTAGAATGTGAGTGTGCTCGGTGCCAATGACCTTCTCAAGTTTCTGTCCGCAAGTAGTGCCTACTGCATCAGGAAGCAATCTGGTAACCTGCATCATCCCAGCAATTTAATCTCAGGCAGGGTGCATCGACCATAAATTTCCTTAAaatgtctaaggactagataagaTCTAATGACAGTGCAAGAAGCCAATCTAATCTCCTCTCAAATCTTACAATAAGAATTCGGGGTGTGATGTCAAGCCCTTGGCGCTTGATCCTCAGCAGCATCTCATTTTCTAAGGCACGGACTTGATCCAAGATATATACAACCTGCAAACAAAGGTCTCGTGAGAAGCAGAAGAAATTTGACTATTACAAGAGTTGACATTCTTTGAGATCTAGTCATACCTGACCACCAGTGTCAGGATACCCCAAGACATTAGCTTGGGCAAAGTAGCCATGCGGAGAAAGGATCACAACATTAAACATCATAGGAATTGTCCCAAGGAAGTTCTCCAAGGTACAAGGATCAGGTGCCTCCAGAAGGTCCAGTAGCAGATGAATGTTCTCGTACACACGCTGAGCCGTGTCACCCCAACCTTTCTCCAAGCCAAGCTCTTGAAATCTGAAACCAGCCAAATTGAAAGAGTCTGATCAAACACAACATGTAAAAAAGTTGCCACCTTTGCATCACCGAGAGACTTCCATTATATATTCCAGTTTCATAAATAGTCAGCCAGAGAAAATCgaacaaggaaaaaaaatgatCGACTACCAATTTACCTGTGGTTGAATTCTGAGTATGGGGTGGCAGATGGGATGCTCAatagatgttgctcagccttcctTAATGCAGCTTGAAGAGCACTAAGGCTTTGTATCCTATCATTGAGCATCATCGACTGCAAGGAACGCAAACTCCAATAAAATTAATGATATCTATGATTTAAATAATACGATATCACAGAAAAGAGCAGCGCTTGATTTTAACATGAGTATTGACAGTTATACTTGGCTAAATCTTCAGTGTAAAAATACCAATTATGTAGCGAGCATGATTAGTTATGTTCGGGCACCAATTTCTTACCCTAAACTACAAATTGCTTTGAAGGTActctaaaatttttattagatgCTTAAATAGGTTTTCCTGAATATTAAATTTGATATTTATACATTCACAGGACAGAACAAGAATGCTAAAACCATATTCATAACCACTAGCAAAAAATGTGAGATAACTATATGTGCTATATAGATCTAGAGAAGAAATAAATACCATGCCCTTGTAGTTGTGCTGCCGCAGGAAATTTAGCAAGGGGTACATGCTTTCTTTGTCATGGAATAACTTTGAGGAAAGGTGTCGGTTAAGGAACTGCACTCCATTTCCAATGGATTTTGATAACGAAGGGCGAGGGAACGAAGCATTGAAGGGCTCAAAATCCAACTCCAGCACAAAGTTATTGTTTTGTGAGCTGAAAGAGGATAAGAAAGATGCAACAAGAAGATCAAATTTTTGTTTCACGGCAAAAAAAATTGGACAACTATTTCCTGATATTGGATCGCCCACCTTCCATCAACAAGTTCTTCCTTAAAGTGCAGGTACTCGGGTACAGTCAACTCTTCCACGGCAAGCTCACTAATGTTCACCCGGACGTGCTCCCAGACTCCGGGGCGCGGCCGGATGGCTAAAGCAACCCATGGAGGAATGACTATGGCTTCCTGCATTGGAGTTAATGTAATGTTCAGGAAAACAGATGAATTGGTGGAATGAAAGAGAATGTGTCATCGTCCAACTTATATACCTGTGCTGCCTTAATGACATCCTCAAAGGCCCCGTCCTTCAGCTTCTCCCTATCTGCTTCAGAAAACGCAGCTGCATATTCTGCCAGCAGCTGGTGAGGCTGCAGCATCCCCTTCCCCTGATTAATGAACCTGCCGAATGAATCATGCAATCGTAAACATGTTTTCACGAATCTGAATGCTAATGGTCGCGAGTGCAAGAAATCATAGATGTTCACAGGTA is from Musa acuminata AAA Group cultivar baxijiao chromosome BXJ1-6, Cavendish_Baxijiao_AAA, whole genome shotgun sequence and encodes:
- the LOC103987501 gene encoding sucrose synthase 2, giving the protein MPQRTLTRAHSVRERIGDSLSSHPNELVALFSRFINQGKGMLQPHQLLAEYAAAFSEADREKLKDGAFEDVIKAAQEAIVIPPWVALAIRPRPGVWEHVRVNISELAVEELTVPEYLHFKEELVDGSSQNNNFVLELDFEPFNASFPRPSLSKSIGNGVQFLNRHLSSKLFHDKESMYPLLNFLRQHNYKGMSMMLNDRIQSLSALQAALRKAEQHLLSIPSATPYSEFNHRFQELGLEKGWGDTAQRVYENIHLLLDLLEAPDPCTLENFLGTIPMMFNVVILSPHGYFAQANVLGYPDTGGQVVYILDQVRALENEMLLRIKRQGLDITPRILIVTRLLPDAVGTTCGQKLEKVIGTEHTHILRVPFRTENGIVRKWISRFEVWPYLETYTEDVANELAGELQTTPDLIIGNYSDGNLVSTLLAHKLGVTQCTIAHALEKTKYPNSDIYWKKFENQYHFSCQFTADLIAMNHADFIITSTFQEIAGSKDTVGQYESHTAFTLPGLYRVVHGIDVFDPKFNIVSPGADLSIYFPYTEKQKRLTSLHPEIEELLFNPEDNTEHKGVLNDTKKPIIFSMARLDRVKNLTGLVEFYGRNERLKELVNLVVVCGDHGKESKDLEEQAEFKKMYDLIEKYNLNGHIRWISAQMNRVRNGELYRYIADTKGAFIQPAFYEAFGLTVVESMTCGLPTFATVHGGPGEIIVDGVSGFHIDPYQGDKAAEIIVNFFEKCKEDPTHWDKISLGGLKRIEEKYTWKLYSERLMTLSGVYGFWKYVSNLDRRETRRYLEMFYALKYRNLAKSVPLAVDGEAINGSK